The Raphanus sativus cultivar WK10039 unplaced genomic scaffold, ASM80110v3 Scaffold0083, whole genome shotgun sequence genome contains the following window.
ATCCAAAGAACTTTAAACTCTTTCATTTCAGAAAAGAAACATGGCTTTAGTAAAAGGgcaaccagaagaagaagcagagataCATTGTGCCAGTCTCTTACTTGAGCCAGCCTTTGTTTCAAGCTCTTCTAAGTAAAGCTGAAGAAGAACTCGATTTTAATCATCCAAGAATGATGATCATCATCTGGAAAACATTTTATACTGTAGATATAAATTCATCTTTCTTTATATGAAAGATATGATCAGAAAGATTAGAAAATTCAATGTAAATGCCAGTTTTGTGTAATGAAGGATggaatcaaacaaaaatatcttTCAGATATGTTTAACAACTAACTGGTATACACTGGAAAAtctaaaagattttttaatgtttatctACAGAATCAGAGAATCATGATCAAATAAATACCCAAACCGGGTTTATACCTAAACCACCATACCGTGTGGATTAGCAAGATCCggtatatgtttcttttttgtttgtacCGGCAAAAAAATGGGTTTGGAGGCCAAGGTTGTTGGTTTCAGTCAAACTAAACCGTACAGAACCGAGACAAATATTAACCCGATGATAAGATTGGAGATTATGTAGATTAAACCGAGAATAGTAAACCGAATAGTAGTAGTACAGTGTGAGTGTTCATATATAAAAAGATGCAgactttgtctctctctctctctcttctgtctcgcaggagaaatattaaaatttcatattaaattgcGTTTCTTCGAGTTCTGGGAATGTGTCAGTGAGCTGTCTCTCTGGATCTGACTCAAAATTGAATTCAACTACTGACTCCCCCACCCCCCGCACGGGTTGCTTGTTTGCTTCCCCCTGGAAACTTCGATGCGGAGACATATATCTCCAGTTTTTTTCTGATCAGATCCTAAAGCGTGCTCCTGCAATTCGAAGACTGTTTCAGCTAAATGATCTTGGATCTCGCCTTTAATTGGGTATGCAactgataaataaataaataaattacagtTGTCGGTGTGATTCCAAATTTgatgtttttggattttttttaggGTTGTTTTGGTTAGAGAAAGGAGCTGGGGATGGTGTTCAGATCGAGGATAAAATGGATTGCGCTCTTGGTGCTCATCTTATCAGTGGGATCTCTCCTTGTTCATCTCTCCATCACAAAGTCTTCATCTGCGCAGTTGGCTTCTTATGCCAGAGGCACCCTTTGGCAAGATTTTGATTCTTTGTTAGGTGCTCAGgtttgtattattaaaaaatggGAATTGAGTATTGGTTTTAGTTTGGAGAATGTTTGTTTTAAGTGTTTGTTCACTGTTGTAGGATTTTAGAAATAAGCACTTGTGGCGGCCTGTTAAAACGTTAGAGGCCTTGCAGCCTTATGCCAATCCAAGAACTAGTTATCCTggtactactactactactatgTCCTACTATTCTTTGTGATATGTGTTCTGTTCTGTATTGGTCTTTCTTTGCATCAAACCACTGAGAGCCATTATGGATGTTGTATTCTGTGTTTGATACTTGTTTGAACATGAGAAGCCTCTTGGAGTcttttgtgattttttaaaaaaaatatcattggaatatttggatttttgtttatatttcttgATGCTTTCTCTTTGCAGCGCCCAGTTCAACAAACAACGGCTTCATTTACGCAAAGATATTTGGTGGATTTGACAAGATCAGATCTTCTGTATGTATCGCTTGACTTGATACTTTGAGattcatgtttatttttttctgtttattcatgttgatgacatctttgtcAAATTTTCTAGATATGTGATCTTGTCACCATCTCCAGGCTTCTAAATGCTACTCTTATCATTCCAGAGCTTCAAGAAAGTCTTCGCTCTAAAGGCATCAGGTACCCCCCTAAACTCTGTGTTCTGTTGAAGCATCTTTCTTTGCCTTCGTATCAGACTTGTGTTTACTCTTAGTGTATTTTTTTACATGGTGTGCAGCAACAAGTTCAAGAGTTTCTCCTATCTTTTTGATGAAGAGCAGTTTATATCCTTTCTCAAAAATGATGTTATCATTGCCAAGGCCCTCCCTGAGAGCCTGAAAGCCGCAAGGAAAAGGAATGAGTTTCCTCTTTTTAAGCCCAAAAACTCTGCATCAGCAAAATTTTACCTCGAGGATGTATTGCCAAAGTTAAAGAAAGCTGGTGTTATTGGATTGGTCGTCTCCGATGGGGGATGCTTGCAGGTAATGCGTGTCTTTTTTGTCTCCCTTAAGAGTGATTTTTCTTGCATGCACTGATAAATCAGTAGATATCTTTCTGCTTGCAAACTACCATTACTCGTCATATCATATTTTGGTTGTTTAAATGTAAGAAGCTATTATAGTGGATAACAAAGTGTTTTATCCTCAACAAAGCTACCTTGTTTTCAGTCAACTTTGACAGCTTCAATGCCTGAACTTCAAAGACTAAGGTGCAGAGTTGCCTTCCACGCCCTCCAGCTTCGCTCAGAAATCCAGGCGCTGGGCAAGAAGATGGTTGACAGGTACTTGTGATACTTGCACTTGGAAATTCAATTGGTGAAAGGGACTAGAACAGGAGATAGTTATGGCTCTTGATTATTGAAGGAGGGAAAGAAAATTACATGCTAagcttttgtttctttaatCATGGGGTACGTAGCTGGGAACACTAATAAATAAGTGGGACACGGTTTGCCCTTTTTAACTTAGCTTGGAACCGTGATGTGGAGTACTACATAACTAAAAGCCACTATACTTATCTCACGATTTGTACATTACTCTGTAATAACCGCGCTTCCCTGACATTGCCAGGTTACGTAGATCAGGTCAACCCTTCCTAGCTTATCATCCTGGATTAGTGAGGGACAAATTGGCATATCATGGTTGTGCTGAGCTTTTCCAGGTAAAAGTTTCCAACCTTCTCCATCTGCATTTGTTGATAGTAAAAGTGTTATATAAGATACGCTTTTTAATCTCTACCCTTTGCGCTAAAGTTACATGAGAAGTATTTTAAACGGTGGAATTGGTTTCTCACATCACCGTTTCTATTTTAAAGGATCTCCACAGTGAACTCATTCAGTATCGGCGGGCTCAGATGATCAGGCAGAAGTTTATTTCAGAAGAACTTATTGTAGACTCACACTTACGCAGGGACAATGGCTTATGTCCTCTCATGCCAGAAGAGGTAGAACCCAGACTTCTCTCAGATTATGCTACAAAAGCCTAATATGGACacatttttatatctttataccTTCTCTGTCCGCCTTCATTTTGTCTCTTGAAAGCTGAGCCTGCCCTGGAAACATGTCTGTGTGTTTGAAAGCTTCATAAGTTTCGACGTCTACATGTAGTTGATATGTAACGAACTGTTTCCAAGTCTGAACACCCCTTCAAATATACCAATTAGACATTTCCTTACTGCTGTTCTGATGGAACTGCATTTGCTTTTGTGATGCT
Protein-coding sequences here:
- the LOC108813393 gene encoding protein EMBRYO SAC DEVELOPMENT ARREST 30, which translates into the protein MVFRSRIKWIALLVLILSVGSLLVHLSITKSSSAQLASYARGTLWQDFDSLLGAQDFRNKHLWRPVKTLEALQPYANPRTSYPAPSSTNNGFIYAKIFGGFDKIRSSICDLVTISRLLNATLIIPELQESLRSKGISNKFKSFSYLFDEEQFISFLKNDVIIAKALPESLKAARKRNEFPLFKPKNSASAKFYLEDVLPKLKKAGVIGLVVSDGGCLQSTLTASMPELQRLRCRVAFHALQLRSEIQALGKKMVDRLRRSGQPFLAYHPGLVRDKLAYHGCAELFQDLHSELIQYRRAQMIRQKFISEELIVDSHLRRDNGLCPLMPEEVGILLKALGYSQKAIIYLAGSEMFGGQRVLIPLRAMFPHLVDRTSLCSTEELSELVGPETPLPESTYKMPHRKSDKQLKVEWNKAGPRPRPLPPPPDRPIYQHEKEGWYGWLTENDTEPTPSPMDLRNQAHRLLWDALDFVVSVEADVFLPGFNNDGSGLPDFSSLVMGQRLYERPSSRTYRLDRKVIQQLFNITREDMYHPNRNWTVRVREHLNSSLGESGIIRQSMFSKPRLFLSHPLPECSCRTSPLEDSRQIRSDDGRFLYGGEDECPKWMKSAGVEKSKTDDGDQPDYEHDLLTEQSETDEEFAKSKVASAFDQDEEWDPND